A DNA window from Motilibacter rhizosphaerae contains the following coding sequences:
- a CDS encoding sugar transferase: MLEADVELERASAPAPTLVPGDAVRAPGWARRLETTLWVLDALVILAAVSSALAWGRRLVPEQVTGGALTPPLSTTLSVGALLVVGWMTSLSLHVSRDRRVVGVGPDEYKRVVTATVRLFGVFSILAYLGRLESGRGLVALAFPVGLAGLVLERWLARKWLHRQRRRGGWSHRVLLVGSKDNVRHLAAELTREAYAGYEVVGACLPGGLDEEGDLALPVVGSLASVPHAVLDTGADTVAVVPSVGLTPSALRRLGWALEGTGVDLVVAPALTDVAGPRIHVRPVAGLPLLHVEAPQYEGPMRIVKGIVDRVVALGLLAALSPLLLGIAVAVRATSPGPALFRQKRVGREGRTFTMVKFRSMVTGAEAMLPDLTLENEHDGVLFKMRADPRVTSVGRWLRRYSLDELPQLINVLRGDMSLVGPRPPLPSEVANYASDVRRRLLVKPGMTGLWQVSGRSDLSWEDTVRLDLYYVENWSFTADMLILWKTLAAVFHGSGAY, encoded by the coding sequence ATGCTCGAGGCGGATGTCGAGCTCGAGCGCGCCTCCGCGCCGGCTCCGACGCTCGTCCCGGGCGATGCCGTCCGCGCCCCCGGCTGGGCCCGCCGGCTCGAGACCACGCTGTGGGTCCTCGACGCCCTCGTCATCCTCGCCGCGGTCTCGAGCGCCCTCGCCTGGGGGCGCCGGCTCGTCCCGGAGCAGGTCACCGGCGGCGCCCTGACGCCGCCGCTCAGCACCACCCTGTCGGTGGGGGCCCTGCTCGTCGTCGGCTGGATGACGAGCCTCTCGCTGCACGTCTCGCGCGACCGGCGGGTCGTCGGGGTGGGCCCCGACGAGTACAAGCGGGTCGTCACCGCGACCGTCCGCCTGTTCGGGGTCTTCTCGATCCTCGCCTACCTCGGCCGGCTGGAGTCGGGCCGCGGGCTCGTGGCGCTGGCCTTCCCCGTGGGCCTCGCCGGCCTGGTGCTCGAGCGCTGGCTCGCCCGCAAGTGGCTGCACCGCCAGCGCCGGCGCGGCGGCTGGAGCCACCGCGTCCTGCTCGTCGGCAGCAAGGACAATGTCCGGCACCTCGCCGCGGAGCTGACCCGCGAGGCCTACGCCGGCTACGAGGTCGTGGGCGCCTGCCTGCCCGGCGGCCTCGACGAGGAGGGCGACCTCGCGCTGCCCGTCGTCGGCTCGCTGGCCTCGGTGCCGCACGCCGTGCTCGACACCGGCGCGGACACCGTCGCGGTCGTCCCCTCGGTCGGGCTCACCCCGAGCGCGCTGCGCCGGCTCGGCTGGGCGCTCGAGGGCACCGGCGTCGACCTCGTCGTCGCCCCCGCGCTGACCGACGTCGCCGGGCCGCGCATCCACGTGCGCCCCGTGGCCGGGCTCCCGCTGCTCCACGTCGAGGCCCCGCAGTACGAGGGCCCGATGCGCATCGTCAAGGGCATCGTCGACCGCGTCGTCGCGCTCGGGCTGCTGGCCGCCCTGTCGCCGCTGCTGCTCGGCATCGCGGTCGCCGTCCGCGCCACGAGCCCCGGTCCTGCGCTCTTCCGGCAGAAGCGGGTCGGGCGCGAGGGGCGCACCTTCACGATGGTGAAGTTCCGCTCGATGGTCACCGGCGCCGAGGCGATGCTGCCCGACCTCACGCTCGAGAACGAGCACGACGGCGTGCTGTTCAAGATGCGGGCCGACCCCCGGGTGACGTCCGTGGGGCGCTGGCTGCGGCGCTACTCGCTCGACGAGCTGCCCCAGCTCATCAACGTGCTGCGCGGCGACATGAGCCTCGTCGGGCCGCGCCCGCCGTTGCCGAGCGAGGTCGCCAACTACGCGTCCGACGTGCGCCGCCGCCTGCTCGTGAAGCCCGGCATGACGGGGCTCTGGCAGGTGAGCGGGCGCTCGGACCTCTCGTGGGAGGACACGGTCCGCCTCGACCTGTACTACGTCGAGAACTGGTCCTTCACGGCGGACATGCTCATCCTGTGGAAGACCCTCGCCGCAGTCTTCCACGGCTCCGGCGCGTACTAG
- the ygfZ gene encoding CAF17-like 4Fe-4S cluster assembly/insertion protein YgfZ — MSTSTDPSPLLALPGAVPAEGVDAGVAWHYGDPLREQRRLLDGEGWVDLSTSGVVRVTGPARLGWLDDLTSQALRGLPAGASTEALVLDPNGRVEHHLRLVDDGTSAWMVVEPGTAAALTAYLLRMRFWTEVEVEDATAAYAVVWSPGEPLPAEVVWRPAPGDPLGGALSLVPRAELAALPAAAGAPAGSWAHAALRVAAGVPRLGVDTDDRTIPHEVGWMATAVALDKGCYRGQETVARVHNLGKPPRRLVLLHLDGSAELPEPGTAVLDAGREVGLLTSVAQHAELGPVALALVKRSVDPAATLVAGAASAAQEVPALLLAAPGGGAGRRAQAGLRPA; from the coding sequence ATGAGCACCAGCACTGACCCCTCGCCCCTGCTCGCCCTCCCGGGGGCGGTGCCCGCGGAGGGCGTCGACGCCGGCGTGGCGTGGCACTACGGCGACCCGCTGCGCGAGCAGCGCCGGCTGCTCGACGGCGAGGGCTGGGTCGACCTGTCCACCTCCGGCGTCGTCCGCGTCACCGGCCCTGCCCGGCTCGGCTGGCTCGACGACCTCACCAGCCAGGCGCTGCGCGGGCTCCCGGCCGGCGCGTCGACCGAGGCGCTCGTGCTCGACCCCAACGGCCGCGTCGAGCACCACCTGCGCCTCGTCGACGACGGTACCTCCGCCTGGATGGTCGTGGAGCCGGGGACGGCGGCGGCGCTCACGGCGTACCTCCTGCGGATGCGGTTCTGGACCGAGGTCGAGGTCGAGGACGCCACCGCCGCGTACGCCGTGGTCTGGTCGCCGGGGGAGCCGCTCCCGGCGGAGGTCGTGTGGCGGCCGGCCCCGGGCGACCCGCTCGGCGGCGCGCTGTCGCTCGTGCCGCGAGCCGAGCTCGCCGCCCTCCCCGCTGCGGCAGGGGCGCCTGCCGGATCGTGGGCCCACGCCGCGCTGCGGGTCGCGGCCGGCGTGCCGCGGCTCGGCGTCGACACCGACGACCGGACCATCCCGCACGAGGTGGGCTGGATGGCGACCGCCGTCGCGCTCGACAAGGGCTGCTACCGCGGCCAGGAGACGGTCGCCCGCGTCCACAACCTCGGCAAGCCCCCGCGGCGCCTCGTCCTGCTCCACCTCGACGGCTCGGCCGAGCTGCCGGAGCCCGGGACCGCGGTGCTCGACGCGGGCCGCGAGGTCGGGCTGCTCACCAGCGTCGCCCAGCACGCCGAGCTCGGGCCGGTCGCGCTCGCGCTGGTCAAGCGGTCGGTCGACCCGGCCGCGACGCTGGTCGCCGGTGCCGCGAGCGCGGCGCAGGAGGTGCCGGCGCTGCTGCTTGCGGCTCCCGGCGGAGGTGCCGGCCGGCGCGCGCAGGCGGGCCTGCGCCCGGCCTGA